From Carettochelys insculpta isolate YL-2023 chromosome 3, ASM3395843v1, whole genome shotgun sequence, a single genomic window includes:
- the TBXT gene encoding T-box transcription factor T isoform X2, translating to MSSPGTESSGKSLQYRVDHLLSAVESELQAGSEKGDPTERELRVTLEENELWLRFKELTNEMIVTKNGRRMFPVLKVSVAGLDPNAMYSFLLDFVAADSHRWKYVNGEWVPGGKPEPQAPSCVYIHPDSPNFGAHWMKAPVSFSKVKLTNKLNGGGQIMLNSLHKYEPRIHIVRVGGPQRMITSHSFPETQFIAVTAYQNEEITALKIKYNPFAKAFLDAKERSDHKEMMDEVGENQQSGYSQCGWLIPGTGTLCPPANPHTQFGAPLSLSSAHSCERFSSLRNHRSTPYPNPYVHRNNSPTYADNSSACLSMLQSHDNWSSLGVPPHTSMLPMSHSTGTSTSSSHYPNLWSVNNSTITPVSQSGGMSNGLSSQFLRSSTAPYPPLPHSVTASSSGSPLYDTGTPTDIPDSQYDTSAHARLASTWTPVTPPSM from the exons ATGAGTTCTCCCGGCACGGAGAGCTCCGGCAAGAGCCTGCAGTACCGGGTGGACCATCTGCTGAGCGCGGTGGAGAGCGAGCTGCAGGCGGGCAGCGAGAAGGGCGACCCCACCGAGCGGGAGCTGCGCGTCACGCTGGAGGAGAACGAGCTGTGGCTGCGCTTCAAGGAGCTCACCAACGAGATGATCGTGACCAAGAACGGCAG GCGGATGTTCCCGGTGCTGAAGGTGAGCGTGGCCGGCCTGGACCCCAACGCCATGTACTCCTTCCTGCTGGACTTCGTGGCCGCCGACTCCCACCGCTGGAAGTACGTGAACGGGGAGTGGGTCCCCGGGGGCAAACCcgagccccaggcccccagctgcGTCTACATCCACCCGGACTCGCCCAACTTCGGGGCGCACTGGATGAAGGCGCCGGTGTCCTTCAGCAAAGTGAAACTCACCAACAAGCTCAACGGAGGGGGGCAG ATCATGTTGAACTCCTTGCACAAGTATGAGCCCAGGATTCACATAGTGAGAGTTGGTGGCCCTCAGCGTATGATAACCAGCCATTCCTTTCCAGAGACCCAGTTTATAGCTGTGACAGCTTACCAGAATGAGGAG atcacagctttaaaaattaaatacaatcCATTTGCAAAGGCTTTCCTTGATGCAAAAGAAAG AAGTGATCACAAAGAGATGATGGATGAAGTCGGAGAAAATCAGCAATCTGGATATTCGCAAT GTGGTTGGCTTATTCCTGGAACTGGGACCCTGTGCCCTCCTGCCAATCCGCACACTCAGTTTGGAGCACCTTTATCACTGTCTTCTGCTCACAGCTGTGAAAGGTTCTCATCACTAAGGAATCACCGTTCTACCCCTTACCCCAATCCATATGTCCACAGAAACAACTCTCCAA CCTATGCTGATAATTCCTCTGCCTGCCTTTCCATGCTTCAATCCCATGACAACTGGTCCAGTCTAGGAGTTCCCCCCCACACTAGTATGCTGCCCATGAGTCACAGCACTGGCACATCTACCAGCTCCAG TCACTATCCCAACTTGTGGTCTGTGAATAACAGCACCATCACGCCCGTCTCTCAGTCCGGTGGGATGTCCAATGGACTGAGCTCCCAGTTTTTGCGAAGCTCTACGGCGCCCTACCCACCCCTTCCTCACTCTGTCACTGCCTCCTCTTCGGGATCTCCGCTGTATGACACTGGCACACCTACAGACATTCCTGACAGCCAGTATGATACCTCGGCACATGCTAGGCTGGCCTCCACATGGACTCCTGTCACACCTCCTTCCATGTAA
- the TBXT gene encoding T-box transcription factor T isoform X1: MSSPGTESSGKSLQYRVDHLLSAVESELQAGSEKGDPTERELRVTLEENELWLRFKELTNEMIVTKNGRRMFPVLKVSVAGLDPNAMYSFLLDFVAADSHRWKYVNGEWVPGGKPEPQAPSCVYIHPDSPNFGAHWMKAPVSFSKVKLTNKLNGGGQIMLNSLHKYEPRIHIVRVGGPQRMITSHSFPETQFIAVTAYQNEEITALKIKYNPFAKAFLDAKERSDHKEMMDEVGENQQSGYSQLGGWLIPGTGTLCPPANPHTQFGAPLSLSSAHSCERFSSLRNHRSTPYPNPYVHRNNSPTYADNSSACLSMLQSHDNWSSLGVPPHTSMLPMSHSTGTSTSSSHYPNLWSVNNSTITPVSQSGGMSNGLSSQFLRSSTAPYPPLPHSVTASSSGSPLYDTGTPTDIPDSQYDTSAHARLASTWTPVTPPSM; this comes from the exons ATGAGTTCTCCCGGCACGGAGAGCTCCGGCAAGAGCCTGCAGTACCGGGTGGACCATCTGCTGAGCGCGGTGGAGAGCGAGCTGCAGGCGGGCAGCGAGAAGGGCGACCCCACCGAGCGGGAGCTGCGCGTCACGCTGGAGGAGAACGAGCTGTGGCTGCGCTTCAAGGAGCTCACCAACGAGATGATCGTGACCAAGAACGGCAG GCGGATGTTCCCGGTGCTGAAGGTGAGCGTGGCCGGCCTGGACCCCAACGCCATGTACTCCTTCCTGCTGGACTTCGTGGCCGCCGACTCCCACCGCTGGAAGTACGTGAACGGGGAGTGGGTCCCCGGGGGCAAACCcgagccccaggcccccagctgcGTCTACATCCACCCGGACTCGCCCAACTTCGGGGCGCACTGGATGAAGGCGCCGGTGTCCTTCAGCAAAGTGAAACTCACCAACAAGCTCAACGGAGGGGGGCAG ATCATGTTGAACTCCTTGCACAAGTATGAGCCCAGGATTCACATAGTGAGAGTTGGTGGCCCTCAGCGTATGATAACCAGCCATTCCTTTCCAGAGACCCAGTTTATAGCTGTGACAGCTTACCAGAATGAGGAG atcacagctttaaaaattaaatacaatcCATTTGCAAAGGCTTTCCTTGATGCAAAAGAAAG AAGTGATCACAAAGAGATGATGGATGAAGTCGGAGAAAATCAGCAATCTGGATATTCGCAAT TAGGTGGTTGGCTTATTCCTGGAACTGGGACCCTGTGCCCTCCTGCCAATCCGCACACTCAGTTTGGAGCACCTTTATCACTGTCTTCTGCTCACAGCTGTGAAAGGTTCTCATCACTAAGGAATCACCGTTCTACCCCTTACCCCAATCCATATGTCCACAGAAACAACTCTCCAA CCTATGCTGATAATTCCTCTGCCTGCCTTTCCATGCTTCAATCCCATGACAACTGGTCCAGTCTAGGAGTTCCCCCCCACACTAGTATGCTGCCCATGAGTCACAGCACTGGCACATCTACCAGCTCCAG TCACTATCCCAACTTGTGGTCTGTGAATAACAGCACCATCACGCCCGTCTCTCAGTCCGGTGGGATGTCCAATGGACTGAGCTCCCAGTTTTTGCGAAGCTCTACGGCGCCCTACCCACCCCTTCCTCACTCTGTCACTGCCTCCTCTTCGGGATCTCCGCTGTATGACACTGGCACACCTACAGACATTCCTGACAGCCAGTATGATACCTCGGCACATGCTAGGCTGGCCTCCACATGGACTCCTGTCACACCTCCTTCCATGTAA
- the TBXT gene encoding T-box transcription factor T isoform X3 has translation MSSPGTESSGKSLQYRVDHLLSAVESELQAGSEKGDPTERELRVTLEENELWLRFKELTNEMIVTKNGRRMFPVLKVSVAGLDPNAMYSFLLDFVAADSHRWKYVNGEWVPGGKPEPQAPSCVYIHPDSPNFGAHWMKAPVSFSKVKLTNKLNGGGQIMLNSLHKYEPRIHIVRVGGPQRMITSHSFPETQFIAVTAYQNEEITALKIKYNPFAKAFLDAKERSDHKEMMDEVGENQQSGYSQSYADNSSACLSMLQSHDNWSSLGVPPHTSMLPMSHSTGTSTSSSHYPNLWSVNNSTITPVSQSGGMSNGLSSQFLRSSTAPYPPLPHSVTASSSGSPLYDTGTPTDIPDSQYDTSAHARLASTWTPVTPPSM, from the exons ATGAGTTCTCCCGGCACGGAGAGCTCCGGCAAGAGCCTGCAGTACCGGGTGGACCATCTGCTGAGCGCGGTGGAGAGCGAGCTGCAGGCGGGCAGCGAGAAGGGCGACCCCACCGAGCGGGAGCTGCGCGTCACGCTGGAGGAGAACGAGCTGTGGCTGCGCTTCAAGGAGCTCACCAACGAGATGATCGTGACCAAGAACGGCAG GCGGATGTTCCCGGTGCTGAAGGTGAGCGTGGCCGGCCTGGACCCCAACGCCATGTACTCCTTCCTGCTGGACTTCGTGGCCGCCGACTCCCACCGCTGGAAGTACGTGAACGGGGAGTGGGTCCCCGGGGGCAAACCcgagccccaggcccccagctgcGTCTACATCCACCCGGACTCGCCCAACTTCGGGGCGCACTGGATGAAGGCGCCGGTGTCCTTCAGCAAAGTGAAACTCACCAACAAGCTCAACGGAGGGGGGCAG ATCATGTTGAACTCCTTGCACAAGTATGAGCCCAGGATTCACATAGTGAGAGTTGGTGGCCCTCAGCGTATGATAACCAGCCATTCCTTTCCAGAGACCCAGTTTATAGCTGTGACAGCTTACCAGAATGAGGAG atcacagctttaaaaattaaatacaatcCATTTGCAAAGGCTTTCCTTGATGCAAAAGAAAG AAGTGATCACAAAGAGATGATGGATGAAGTCGGAGAAAATCAGCAATCTGGATATTCGCAAT CCTATGCTGATAATTCCTCTGCCTGCCTTTCCATGCTTCAATCCCATGACAACTGGTCCAGTCTAGGAGTTCCCCCCCACACTAGTATGCTGCCCATGAGTCACAGCACTGGCACATCTACCAGCTCCAG TCACTATCCCAACTTGTGGTCTGTGAATAACAGCACCATCACGCCCGTCTCTCAGTCCGGTGGGATGTCCAATGGACTGAGCTCCCAGTTTTTGCGAAGCTCTACGGCGCCCTACCCACCCCTTCCTCACTCTGTCACTGCCTCCTCTTCGGGATCTCCGCTGTATGACACTGGCACACCTACAGACATTCCTGACAGCCAGTATGATACCTCGGCACATGCTAGGCTGGCCTCCACATGGACTCCTGTCACACCTCCTTCCATGTAA